DNA from Malus sylvestris chromosome 11, drMalSylv7.2, whole genome shotgun sequence:
TCTCAAAGGCTTGCAGCCCTGACTCCAGGGTTTGCTGGGGCAGACATTGCAAATGTTTGCAATGAAGGTGCTCTAATTGCTGCAAGAAATGAGAGTGCACTGGTCACAATGCAGCATTTTGAGGCGGCTATAGACAGAATTATTGGTGgtttggagaagaagaacagGGTAAGTCATTTTTGGATTGTTCGTTAGTTTCATGGCATATGATAACTTTATTTCATTTCTTAGTAAATTTACCATTCCCTTCCCTCTCATCTCCTCATTGTCcgaaaatgaaagaaagagcAATGCTGCATAACATGGGCTGGCACAGCATTGTGTCCTCCCTACTTAGGACTCCGGTCATTGCTATGATGGAATTTGTGATGTGCACTTTAGCTAGAGATTTGGTTGGAACCTTTGGAGATAATCATTGCATACCttggaagaagaaaatattTGGCAACTCTTGTTATCCATCTTCCTAAAACTATAGTACTGGGGTTGGATCTTATGCGGCTATAGGTGGCCCCTTATGTTGAGTTAGAACAGGTTCTTTCCATTGATCTGGACCTTGTAGGTCCCACTTTAGCCTCCATTATGCAGGTTCAGTAGTGTTAACAAAGGTCCAGATCAAACTTATAGGTAGATATAAGGGATTTTATGTCTTAGTTGAGAATGCTTTGACTTTTAACCTTCagtgtttttctttgtctttgttCTGTATAATTGGAATTTTGACATCCTTTTGCTTGTCAAACAGGTTATAAGCAAGCTCGAGCGCCGTACTGTTGCCTACCATGAATCAGGGCATGCTGTTACCGGCTGGTTCTTAGAACACGCAGAACCGTTGTTGAAAGTGACCATTGTTCCTCGTGGTACTGCAGCACTTGGGTTTGCCCAGTATGTTCCAAATGAAAACCTCCTCATGACCAAGGAGCAGCTTTTTGATATGACCTGCATGACCCTCGGTGGTAGAGCAGCTGAACAGGTAACATGAAACTTCATTAGTCTTATTTTTGAAGATGTTTATGATACGTAACATTTCTtaattcttcttattcttctatCGTCATTCTCAAGTTCCTTGGAACTTCATTAGTCATCTAGTGATATTGTTGGTTAACATATTCTGGGGTGCAGGTTATGTTGGGAAAAATCTCGACAGGAGCCCAAAACGATCTGGAGAAAGTGACAAAGATGACCTACGCCCAAGTTGCAGTCTATGGTTTCAGTGACAAGGTAGGTCTCCTTTCTTTCCCTCAAAGGGAAGAATCATTTGAGATGTCAAAGCCCTACAGCAGCAAGACCGGAGCCCTTATTGATGGTGAAGTGCGCGAATGGGTGGGTAAGGCGTATGCACGCACAGTTGAACTCGTAGAGGAACATAAAGAGCAAATAGCTGAAATTGCAGAACTGTTGCTTGAAAAGGAAGTTCTTCACCAAGATGACCTGATCAAGGTGTTGGGGGAAAGACCATATAAACCGGCTGAAGCGACCAATTACGATAGATTTAAGGACGGTTTTGAAGAGAAAGATGGTGAGAAAACAGTGGAGACACCGCTGGTTGGGTCCGAGGATGACGGCTCATCACCCCTTGAACCTCAGGTTCTGCCTACTTAGTTATTCGTAGTTTGTACATTGTTCTCGGAACTTCTTCGCTAACTATTTCACACGTTTCATGAATGGTTGAAATCTGTATTCTTTATTTGCTATTTTATAAATACACCACTTCCATGATGTCATGGATTACAAGTTTCCAAATGCTTGCTAACAACGACCACGCGTTTTCCATACAAAAAGTTATAGGATTAGAAAAGCACTAAATCCTCGAGTGCTTTTTATATTAGGATGTAAATTGTACTTTAGTTGGTCAAAGATGTGACACAAACATAAGATATTACCAGCAAATCAACCGTAATATACCTGAGTAATTTAAAGGGTTGTATGATTCACACTTCTCTttaacactattttttttttttaattttttatcgttGAATTGAGTAAATTGAACGATacagtgttgatagatgaaactcaggaaggggtaaatgcaaagcttaacatttggagagaagtgttggaatctaaaggtcttcgcctaagccgatcaaagacagaatatatggagtgcaagttcagtgcaaatggaggccaaaacgagttaggggtgaggatcggagatcaagaaataccaaagagcgaccgttttcgttacctaggatctatcttgcaaaagaacggagaattagatggagatctcaaccatagaatacaagctggatggatgaagtggaagagtgcatccggcgtgttgtgtgaccgccgtatgccactgaagctcaagggaaaattttataggacggcaataaggccggcgatgctgtatggcacagaatgttgggcggtgaaacatcaacacgtacacaaaatgggtgtagcggagatgaggatgcttcgttggatgtgtgggcacacgagaaaggataagattaggaatgaggatatccggggtaaagtaggagtagccgaaattgaaggaaagatgagagaaaatcggttacggtggtttggacatgtgcaaagaaggcctactgacgctccgattagaagatgcgactatgggacagaggttcagggccgaaggggtagaggaagacctaggaaaactttggaagagactctaagaaaagacttagagtacttggatctaacgaaggacatgacacaggatcgagcacaatggcgttctaagattcatatagccgatcccactcagtgacttggattttccaggtctccaaccgagaagttttcctcattcgggaaattaagggaacactaccccaacctacatgctccactcagaaagcttcaacatacaagcttcaacaaaagaaaattcaaagaacttagcgaagaaggctttggtgtatttaacacaatacgttgaaatgaaggaaagcttatttattgatatccccgataagctacaaatatgtacatatacatgagtcaaaataaacacacaagagggagccttcacaaaggttgcttaggagaagtctcagcagtcggtagagccccagaaagagaaggcaccggagggggatcatttggagcctcagtactggacagaaccctagaaggaggaggcatcagaggttgatcatttggagcttcattacgcggtacagccccagaagacgaaggcaataaatgcatttggaacaaacccacaaatctctgatgatcaagtaaaacctgaccatcagtttccttcatctggtcaagcttcctcttcatgtttgtagcatagtcatgtgcgagccggtgcaactgtttattctcatgcttgagccctctaatctcctgtttgagactcatcacttcagctgccaatgattcaacttggcgggttcgagcaaataggcgttgggccatattagacacagaacctgcacactgaacactgagagccagcgaatccttaacagctaactcatcagaccgtttggaaagaagtctgttatctttgggagtgagaaggttcctggccaccatcgcagcggtcatatcattcttcatcacggaatccccaacggtaagaggaccagtaggggagacgaaggatgggcgccatatgttgtctggagaaggcggggctgcctctttaacaaggttcaagtcaaaacgacggtcggaggggccagacattttcaaaggtgttgaagagagaagaggtcggacaaatcaagatcttagaagtgcaagaatgaagcttctactggtggagattcaagtgtgctttggaacttaatgccagcccctataaaaatctgcactcgacggagcttcagaaatcgaagaggcgcctgctcagaaatcgaagaggcgtttgctttctcaaaagctgggctgcttagagatcacgagggttgatctcagaaattgaagaggcgtttgttttctcaaaagttgggctgctcaaagaccacgaatgccgatctcagaaatcgaagaggcgctcgctttctcaaaagctgggctccccagagaccacgagggccgatctcagaaatcgaagaggcacctacttttccagccttgtcagcacctgtcacacgcacactcagctttgcggaaattatgggcattctgtcaaagacttctggggaagtagaaaacacatgaatcttactgttcaatcacccacttcccacacgcaacaatagctcatgggtaccacagataactttgccaaagttctctgccaaagttgagcacgtgaagcttgcagctcccactacatcgctctgaccaagaagggtaaaagaatagcaaagaaacagcactaacaaagtttagacccataaattttgaaggtctagctaccatattattacccacaagggtaaatgaacagtaccactgctggataattggaaagtccctgtgtgtcaacctctgtgcttcgtggcaaggtagactagcaaacatgcccaacctttactcacattcgagaaaacactcccaataagattgcttgctccaaaatcgaagaggcaccgtcctccgaatctcgagagccagactcccaacatgactactttcttaaaaatcgaagagagggtaaaggaacagtaccattgctggataattggaaagtccctgtgtgtcaacctctgtgcttcgtggcaaggtagactagcaaacatgcccaacctttactcacattcgagaaaacactcccaacaagattgcttgctccaaaattgaagaggcaccgccctccgaatctcgagagccagactcccaacatgattactttctcaaaaatcgaagagacactgctccccgaatctcgagagccagacccccagcatgattgctttctcaaaaatcgatgaggcatcgttctccgaatcaatcgaagaggcgctcgctttctcaaaagctgggctgctcagaaaccacgagggccgatctcagaaatcgaagaggcacctacttttctagccttgtcagcacctgtcacacgcacactcagctttgcagaaattatgggcattctgtcgaagacttctggtgaagtagaaagcacatgaatcttactgttcaatcacccacttcccacacgcaacaatagctcatgggtaccacaaataactttgccaaagttctctgccaaagttgagcacgtgaagcttgcagctcccactacatcgctctgaccaagaaaggtaaaagaatagcaaagaaacagcactaacaaaagtttagacacataaattttgaaggtctagctaccatattattacccacaagggtaaatgaacagtaccactgctggataattggaaagtccctgtgtgtcaacctctgtgcttcgtggcaaggtagactagcaaacatgcccaacctttactcacattcgagaaaacactcccaacaagattgcttgctccaaaatcgaagaggcactgtcctccgaatctcgagagccagactcccaacatgactactttctcaaaattgaagagagggtaaaggaacagtaccattgctggataattggaaagtccctgtgtgtcaacctttgtgcttcgtggcaaggtagactagcaaacatgcccaacctttactcacattcgagacaacactcccaacaagattgcttgctccaaaatcgaacccccagcatgattgctttctcaaaaatcgaagaggcatcgttctccgaatctcgagagccagataccacagaccactttttcaaagtgctctgacagagttaaaacatgtgaaactggcagctcctactaccgtgctatgaccaagcagggtaaaggaatagcattactacttgttgttagggagactcctatatatgtcgacctccatccccaacggacagacagacctgcaaaaatgctcaacccttcatcatatctgagagggcactcccaacgaagcctttcgaaatattcagctttctttccccccgataatacctctgcaaacaagctatactagagcaagaatatctcatatcatcagggttaaaagcaagagtatcccatatcatgctttttccctgtcttttcttttggccttgtttttacctgcaagacaaggagaaagagagcaatcagtcagcacttggaatcaagcttccagccaggaactgactgcctggaaccccttacctgattacttacctggcattgctctcgagtactcatcttcaacatcttatgtttccaaggaagattccgcatctgcttgaggaacagatagggcaagggcgaaggatacaaggaagcatgtggagacaagcgtaacagcacacgtgccgatacatccattactctgtcaaaagcaaaagtatcacatatcagcagggtggaacgtactctagatttgatggacttgttttgaccctcaaattcttcagtcggccttatactctggaggaaaccagaaaaccctctagctcagttcaagaataagcctgtggaaagttacttcttcaaaagcaaaagtatctcatatcatctcttctcatttttcttctctttatccttcatgctgctgcaagatggggagaaggtgaacaatcagtcggagctctgattgcttactttgtctgtcacctctttcagcagaccccctagctcggcgacttgggggactcctactacatggtttgtatcgcgcttgaccaagcctgaaactacaagtaagcttcaagtgaaattgatacattaccttgtgcatctccaccagttaaagataccacccctggatggaagaagagtacttccagagaagatgccacatctacctatgagacagataaggcaagtcaagacgacaccacactccgatacttagaagtttcgtgattacgagatcattctcccacaatatttcctaatgtcatttgtactaaatcattcacttatactcactaaaggagagcttgaacctatgtacttgtgtaaacccttcacaattaatgagaactcttctattccgtggacgtagccaatctgggtgaaccacgtacatcttgtgtttgctttcctatctctatccatttatatacttatccacactaatgaccggagcaatctagcgaagatcacaaaaagcgaccgttttcgctacctaggatctatcttgcaagagaacggagaattagatggagatctcaaccatagaatacgagctggatggaaatagtgcatccggcgtgttgtgtgaccgtcgtaggccactgaagctcaagggaaaattttataggacggcaataaggccagggatgttgtatggcacagaatgttgggtggtaaagcatcaacacgtacacaaaatgggtgtagcggagatgaggatgcttcgtgggatgtgtgggcacacgagaaaggataagattgggaatgaggatatccgaggtaaagtaggagtagccgaaattgtaggaaagatgagagaaaatcagctccggtgatttggacatgtgcaaagaaggccgactgacgctccggttcgaagatgtgactacgggacagaggttcagggccgaaggggtagaggaagacctatgaaaactttggaagagactctaagaaaagacttagagtacttggatctaatggaggacatgacacaaaaccgagcgcaatggcgttctagaattcatatagtcgaccccacttagtgggaaaaggctttgttgttgttgttgttgaattgAGTAAATTGAAAGGATGGTATAAGATGTTGGATTAAGGAAATTGAAAAGAGGGAGTAAGATAAAAATGGATGTGTTGAACCACCCAGCTTAAAATATTCTCATCCTATCAAAGCTCTTTGTTCTTTTTGGTGCAACACTTCACTAAAGTTGAAATGGGAAAAGCTATTTGTTCTACTCTAAATGAGTacgagaattttttttaacgtGATTGTAACACTGCTTCGTGATGCTATAAATTTAAATAGTATTTAAATACTTGAAAAGTCTGTTTTAAATTGATGAGGGCCAAGATGTTCCGCAAAACGGTAAAAAGATCTAAGACAACCTCGAAACTATAGAGCCGGCCAAAATCATCAACAATTCCTTCCTCTATGATGAAGGTTCAGAAGGAGAGGTTGTTGCGTTGCTTTAGCGAGAGTTGTTATCGAT
Protein-coding regions in this window:
- the LOC126591153 gene encoding uncharacterized protein LOC126591153, with the translated sequence MECKFSANGGQNELGVRIGDQEIPKSDRFRYLGSILQKNGELDGDLNHRIQAGWMKWKSASGVLCDRRMPLKLKGKFYRTAIRPAMLYGTECWAVKHQHVHKMGVAEMRMLRWMCGHTRKDKIRNEDIRGKVGVAEIEGKMRENRLRWFGHVQRRPTDAPIRRCDYGTEVQGRRGRGRPMKTLEETLRKDLEYLDLMEDMTQNRAQWRSRIHIVDPT
- the LOC126591152 gene encoding uncharacterized protein LOC126591152, with protein sequence MSGPSDRRFDLNLVKEAAPPSPDNIWRPSFVSPTGPLTVGDSVMKNDMTAAMVARNLLTPKDNRLLSKRSDELAVKDSLALSVQCAGSVSNMAQRLFARTRQVESLAAEVMSLKQEIRGLKHENKQLHRLAHDYATNMKRKLDQMKETDGQVLLDHQRFVGLFQMHLLPSSSGAVPRNEAPNDQPLMPPPSRVLSSTEAPNDPPPVPSLSGALPTAETSPKQPL